The Primulina huaijiensis isolate GDHJ02 chromosome 9, ASM1229523v2, whole genome shotgun sequence genomic interval aagcccatcagCCAGCACGCTTCCCGAGACACTCCGCGCGTTTCAGGTAGTGACGGGGCTCCTGTTTGCTCAGCGTGCGGAGGCTCCGCACGTTGCGCCGTACTGCGCGACTCTGCGCGCTGCGCACGGTCTGCCCgtaacagttccgggcagatccgaaattttttttttgttttctaaaaaaaaataattttaatggtggtataattttctgaaaaattttcttctgtggttaaaaataaattattcaatatcaattttcttctgtggttagaaataatgcagcggaagttttaaagtttttatttattttgacaatcaaaatatgttttGCTTTGGAAGCTCGTAtgattttatcataaacattcatTGGGAGTTAGAATCGTTATACCTTTGGTGATttaatcactggactccaactattCTGGGATTAGCGAAGATAGATCTTggtgaatccctacgaactttcttcagatCTTCTTTCTTTAATCCTcttatcaagtccacgactagatcgtttgatcctcttccaaattgcactagaaaacttgGAAGAAATTTTACGTAGGAGATCGATATTTGAGAAACGGCTCAAACCTTTCTCCAAAAGGAGATGGCCGAAAATATTTGGGAGAGAAGGGTgtgtttttttgaaattttagtatGATGGAGGCTAGAGTTATGGCTTGATTATCCTATTTGTAATTAAGCCATGACCTTAATACACATATAATAATACATGAGccttttaattaacattaatggacttggttaattaattggactagtccaactagttttagttaattaatcaaagtccattaaattttaattatttactatgttggacttgtacttctacaagcccattaaacatattacccactatatttaaatttaatatttaataaacccaacttttgagtttaataaattaaattcattataaattcaatatttgaatttattacataaattgtaaattcaactcctagaattttatcacctcgaaaattaaattatcataaattcaacttcttgaatttactataataatatataaattcaactatttgaatttattctatcaaaatttaattatcataaattcaactccttgaatttactataatatataaattcaattacttgaatttattctctcaacgggaacaaacgatccagtgcttgagTGAccatcaatggttcagggatacagctagccgtgggttcacaactctttgtgattcaaaataacatttattcttattcgtgcttaccctagttagcctcattcttttcatcaacaccttgatcaagaatgtcaaaaattattattgattgcacccatcggatcatggtaagagcgtctagctGCATTGCCccatgatctcctaggtatcactaatagtgcctgcaaaaaccagtcgattatgattcacgtacagtacggtcccttcatctcatatatcccgatcgaatctgcaaccattggttcatcgaggatTGCATAaaaattcgataactatgtgataactataaatagtggcatcgcatgtacggttgaagaactccttctctaacgtacatcacatactctggccagagattccatgcactataatttcatcagatcacataggatatccacacccgcaggtgagcggtgaatccccgactacaatgcactgcctcctatatgtttcgcaactgtacccaacctcgctacctgatgactctcatggagccagtaaacgagtcaaagcacagccctagcatataaagcctcagtgttgtcccgggtcgaaagaactaatggtgtacaatcataacaacggacttatcctctcgatgaatgataacaacttggaaagttcgagggagggttgttcggtataatcatcatatgactacccatctgcatgtttggacatctctatgctcttaccaagaaacgcagtacacaacatcattgatgctagtctcgagctcaagcaaCCTTTATccgaatcgactaagaacgaatttagatcatacagtgtttacaaacgagtttcaacatcgaattacgattcatttgtattaaagtataatcaaggtctttatctatgtttgataacatgggtatacagataaagaaataacaaaccatgaaatactgaattatattaaaataaagattgttaattacaactgagtcaataaaatccctagccaacagttgtcttgcagggcatctactctaacaagatTGATTGACTGGGTCCGTACATTGAGTGAAAGTAATGCTTTTCACGAGTCGGGTCAGATATGGGTTTTTgtgaatataataattataaaatagttATAAAACTGACTTATAAGACGTTCTTATAGAAGTTTTTGTGAATATTAATATCTATCAAATTTTAAAGAGATTTGGaagtaaaattaaatatatattttaagttaaaaaTGTTATCGTTTGATTAAACGATTTAGCACTAGGGCCTGCTAGCGAGCAGCAtagaatattttttatgattctATTTGTGGTTCCAACGTTTTATCATAACGGCATACTTACTTTGAGAGAGTAGATTGTCAATGCTCCGAAAATATCAGGTagaaattttaacataaaaaacaaGTTGTTACTTGTTTTAGAGCTTACAGAAGCTGTTTAGAAGGAAATAAAGGGATCTAcgtactttttttttcaaatccaTGATTGTTGCAACTtcaatttaagttttaaaatataaaattatggtTATTCTTCTGTTCATATATAAATGGATCGAATGtttgtcgttttatcaaaagttataattgATAATAATTATACAATTAGAATCTTTTAAATCACACAGTAGCTCAATAACTACATTTTACTTGCTCTACTCAGctgagacaattattgcacttaACAATCTTCTTCCCAGTAATTGCACTATTTGCGATCAATAGGTATCGAACCCGTGAGTTTGGTTTTAATATCAATTGTATGACCGATTGATTGTCGTCTTACCAAAAGATATAGCTAATGGTAAttatgcaactcaaatattttaaattatataacagATCAAACACTACATTTCAATTGTTTTATCCAACGTGGACAATTATTGAACCCAACACATAATTCATTACGTTTCATTACAATTATAAAGTTGGGTATAATATCTTGTgatttaaccaaaaaaaaaaatcatcagtACCAAATCGTTTATATATCTAATCcaataaataatgtattaataaaaaagattttttgataAAAGGCCACGAAAATGAGGCAATTTCTACAATACTTGGATTTATTCCGatacgatttaaaagattttgtaGGTTCATTGCACATAATATTTTGActtttaatatatgaaattaaataagttataaaaaaaatgacacaatactaattaaaattacgttaaaaatatttttatgtataacTCCGAATCCCTATCATTCGATgttggaatatgttaagattggTTAAATCAATGATTGCACAAAATCTGGGAAATACACTAACTTACCTCCATCGGGCTTCTTCCATATAGAAATTAATATTGTATTAAGGTATATATCCGTTAATTTAGGATTTAAATTAGACTATTAGAGGttgtattgtatatatattttccaaTGTAAACAGACAATAGAATAGAATTTTATTCCCtttacatggtatcagagcagtcaTCGTCCCACCCCCCTCTTCACAACCAATATTTTCCTCATCATCTTCTAGCAGAACACATGGCAGGAAAAGATGAAAACCAAAAGTCAGCCAAATACGAGGCTAACAAATTTGATAATCCTAATGATCCTCTTTATCTCCATTATTCTGATCAACCTGGGCTAATACCTGTCACACAACCCTTAAATGGAGAAAACTACAGCACTTGGAGTCGTGCCATGCTCATGGCTCTCAACATCAAGAACAAAGAAGGCTTCGTAAATGGCTCCATCAAACAGCCACCGGAGACTTCCATCGCAGAGCTTCAACAATGGAGGCGGTGGAATAATCTTGTAAAGGCATGGCTTTCCAATTCAATCTCACAAGACATTGCAACAAGCGTGATATATTATGAAGATGCTAGCGAAATTTGGAGCGATTTGAAAGATCGTTTTTCCCGTACCAATAGTGTCCATCTTTTCCACGTCGAGGAAGCCATATACAACTGCAAACAAGACAGCATGACTATTGCAACTTATTATACCAAACTTAAAGGACTGTGGGATGAACGAGATGCACTATATAGCTTCCCACAATGCTCATGTAGTGCTATGAAAGATGTTTTACAGTTCCAACAAAACCAAAAGACCATGAAAGTTCTTATGGGACTTAATGAAATCTATGCCACAGTTCGAGGACAGATTCTGCTTATGGATCCACTCCCCACTATCAATAAAACCCATTCTCTTGTCCTTCAAGAAGAAAAACAGCGAGGAATGCCAAATAGAGGCGCACCATTGACCGAACCATCTGCCTTTGTTGTGAAAAACAATATGCACAGATTAGAGAGGTTTCCCACACCCAAACGTCCACATCTTCAATGTGAAACTTGTAACAAACCTAGACACACTGGCGAGACATGCCGAGCACATCTAAAATGTGATTATTGTGGTTGGTCGGGTCACACCGTTGATATCTGTCGAAAGCTACAGAAGACGA includes:
- the LOC140983858 gene encoding uncharacterized protein translates to MVSEQSSSHPPLHNQYFPHHLLAEHMAGKDENQKSAKYEANKFDNPNDPLYLHYSDQPGLIPVTQPLNGENYSTWSRAMLMALNIKNKEGFVNGSIKQPPETSIAELQQWRRWNNLVKAWLSNSISQDIATSVIYYEDASEIWSDLKDRFSRTNSVHLFHVEEAIYNCKQDSMTIATYYTKLKGLWDERDALYSFPQCSCSAMKDVLQFQQNQKTMKVLMGLNEIYATVRGQILLMDPLPTINKTHSLVLQEEKQRGMPNRGAPLTEPSAFVVKNNMHRLERFPTPKRPHLQCETCNKPRHTGETCRAHLKCDYCGWSGHTVDICRKLQKTNSISNKPRQREQKNFSSKVNHVDANVPATPKQFTLTGEQYQNLMALLDGSKSNSIANHLNLISISKLVHCPEYVATFTDTACMLQDQRSGKMIGTGTELGGLYYLDTPQATKCNAVTARICSPKL